One genomic region from Halobacteriovorax sp. HLS encodes:
- a CDS encoding polysaccharide biosynthesis protein, with product MMLEGKRILVTGGTGSMGKTFIRRVLTGEHGVPKKVIVFSRDEGKQHYMRLDYLHKKYGTDETIYNNFKNTLEFRIGDVRNYSDVSAAVKDVDIVINAAALKQVPACEYFPYQAVLTNCVGPENIVRAVREFGSHVETVVGISTDKAAKPVNVMGMTKAVQERIFTSANVLSGDTRYVCVRYGNVLASRGSVIPLFHEQIRQGGPVTLTVPNMTRFLISLDEAVDTVFAVLKDGKPGDTFVPDAPSATVENIAKALIGDRDIEMKVVGIRPGEKMHEIMISEEEIHHSERVGNYYAIRAMLPELQEEGKVESVLTKEYSSEDNCGDLKMTVALLDKHNLLDVSMADASNMGSELLR from the coding sequence ATGATGTTGGAAGGAAAAAGAATTTTAGTCACTGGTGGAACAGGATCAATGGGAAAGACTTTTATTAGAAGAGTTTTAACTGGAGAGCATGGTGTTCCTAAGAAAGTAATTGTTTTTTCTCGTGATGAAGGTAAGCAGCATTACATGCGTTTAGATTATCTACATAAGAAATACGGAACTGATGAGACGATCTACAATAACTTTAAAAACACTTTAGAGTTTAGGATTGGTGATGTTAGAAATTACTCTGATGTTTCTGCCGCTGTGAAAGATGTGGATATCGTTATCAATGCCGCGGCCCTAAAGCAAGTTCCAGCTTGTGAGTACTTTCCATATCAAGCCGTTCTCACAAATTGTGTTGGACCTGAAAATATCGTTAGAGCTGTAAGAGAGTTTGGCTCACATGTGGAAACAGTTGTTGGGATTAGTACTGATAAGGCCGCTAAGCCTGTAAATGTGATGGGAATGACTAAAGCTGTTCAAGAAAGAATTTTTACTTCAGCGAACGTGTTGTCCGGTGATACTAGATATGTTTGTGTTCGTTACGGAAATGTTTTAGCTTCAAGAGGGTCTGTTATACCTCTTTTTCATGAGCAGATAAGACAAGGTGGTCCTGTAACATTAACAGTTCCAAATATGACAAGGTTCTTAATTAGTTTAGATGAAGCTGTTGACACAGTTTTTGCTGTCTTAAAAGATGGTAAACCTGGAGATACATTTGTACCTGATGCACCATCTGCGACTGTTGAAAATATTGCAAAAGCTCTTATTGGTGATCGAGATATCGAAATGAAAGTTGTCGGAATTAGACCTGGCGAAAAAATGCATGAAATTATGATATCTGAAGAAGAGATCCATCACTCAGAAAGAGTTGGAAACTACTATGCGATCAGAGCGATGCTTCCAGAACTTCAAGAAGAGGGAAAGGTTGAATCGGTTTTAACTAAAGAGTATAGCTCCGAAGATAATTGTGGTGATTTAAAAATGACAGTAGCACTGCTAGATAAGCATAACCTGTTGGACGTTTCAATGGCCGATGCTAGTAATATGGGTAGTGAACTCCTAAGGTAA
- the wecB gene encoding non-hydrolyzing UDP-N-acetylglucosamine 2-epimerase — MTLKVMTIVGTRPEIIKLSRVINELESHTNHILVHTGQNYDYELNQVFFNDLGVSKPNYFLEAAGETPALTIAKVISSVDEVLEKESPDAILLYGDTNSCISVISAKRRKIPIFHMEAGNRCFDQRVPEELNRKIVDHLSDINMVHSEHSRKYLEKEGINPETIIKTGSPMREIFDYYKEKIDSSNVLKDLDVTKGEFFIVSAHREENVDSEINFENFLDTLNFIAKEYDKKVIVSTHPRTRKKLEALGEREFDKRIQFLKPLGFFDYNKMQKEAFCVVSDSGTLTEESNILGFPGIMIRQAHERPEGMDVGAVIMSGLTSSRVKESIDLITSHYNELPPESIEDYAPKMVSKHVVRIIQSYTDYINRVVWKKFL; from the coding sequence ATGACTTTGAAAGTAATGACTATTGTAGGCACCAGACCTGAAATAATTAAATTAAGTAGAGTGATAAATGAGCTTGAGTCTCACACCAATCATATTTTAGTTCATACGGGACAAAATTATGACTATGAGCTGAATCAAGTTTTCTTTAATGACCTTGGAGTAAGTAAGCCAAATTACTTTTTAGAAGCGGCAGGAGAAACACCTGCTCTCACAATAGCTAAAGTTATTTCATCTGTAGATGAGGTGCTTGAAAAAGAGTCTCCTGATGCCATTCTCTTATATGGAGATACTAATAGTTGTATTTCAGTGATCTCTGCGAAAAGAAGAAAAATTCCTATATTTCATATGGAAGCAGGTAATAGATGTTTTGACCAAAGAGTTCCAGAAGAGTTGAATCGAAAAATTGTTGATCATCTAAGTGATATAAATATGGTTCACTCTGAGCATAGTCGAAAGTATCTTGAGAAAGAAGGAATTAATCCTGAAACAATTATTAAAACAGGCTCTCCAATGAGAGAGATTTTTGATTATTATAAAGAAAAAATAGACTCATCTAATGTTCTAAAAGATTTGGATGTAACAAAGGGAGAATTCTTTATTGTAAGTGCTCATAGAGAAGAGAATGTTGACTCTGAAATCAACTTTGAAAACTTTTTAGATACTTTAAACTTTATAGCTAAAGAGTATGACAAGAAGGTTATTGTCTCCACTCATCCTAGAACTAGAAAAAAACTAGAGGCCTTAGGGGAGAGAGAGTTTGATAAACGTATTCAATTTTTAAAACCACTAGGCTTCTTTGATTATAATAAGATGCAGAAAGAAGCTTTCTGTGTAGTGTCTGACAGTGGAACATTAACTGAAGAATCCAATATTTTAGGGTTTCCTGGAATTATGATAAGACAGGCCCATGAAAGACCTGAAGGAATGGACGTTGGGGCTGTGATAATGTCTGGACTAACGTCTAGTAGAGTAAAAGAATCTATAGACCTTATTACTTCTCACTATAATGAATTGCCTCCTGAATCAATTGAGGATTATGCTCCAAAAATGGTTTCTAAACATGTCGTGCGAATAATTCAAAGCTATACAGATTATATTAACAGAGTTGTTTGGAAGAAGTTTCTTTAG
- a CDS encoding sugar transferase, whose amino-acid sequence MYPLVKRIFDIFFALFALVVFSFPFLLVCLLVKLTSKGDILYWSDRVGLRNTIFSMPKVRTMKVDTPQVATHLLTDSRSFLTPIGGFLRKSSLDEIPQLWSILIGDLSFVGPRPALYNQYDLIELRTKSGVHEIPPGLTGLAQVSGRDELSIEEKVLFDKEYLDKRSLLFDIYIILKTIRKVLIKEGVSH is encoded by the coding sequence ATGTACCCTCTAGTTAAAAGAATTTTCGATATATTCTTTGCTCTATTTGCACTTGTTGTGTTTAGTTTTCCTTTTTTATTGGTCTGCCTTCTAGTTAAGCTTACAAGTAAGGGAGATATACTATATTGGTCGGACAGAGTTGGCCTTAGAAATACGATTTTTTCTATGCCAAAAGTTAGAACGATGAAAGTTGATACACCTCAAGTTGCAACTCATCTTCTTACGGACTCGAGATCTTTTTTAACACCTATTGGCGGTTTCTTAAGAAAATCTAGCCTTGATGAAATCCCACAACTTTGGAGTATCTTGATTGGGGACCTAAGCTTCGTAGGGCCACGTCCTGCTCTTTATAATCAGTATGACTTGATTGAGTTACGTACTAAGAGCGGAGTACATGAAATTCCTCCGGGGCTTACAGGGCTTGCCCAGGTTAGTGGTCGTGATGAATTGTCTATTGAGGAAAAAGTACTTTTTGATAAAGAGTACTTGGACAAGCGAAGTTTACTCTTTGATATTTATATTATTCTTAAAACTATTCGAAAAGTTCTAATTAAAGAAGGGGTTTCCCATTGA
- a CDS encoding lysylphosphatidylglycerol synthase transmembrane domain-containing protein, translating into MSFFKNKKTISFLIKLIVTSAFVYWSISSEKFDFENIRIGITNFKLASIFLILTFIQLCLGSYRSMLLLQLKQNNFSNLVSITKITWASSFIHCVSPVSLISDVYRIKQLMYIEKNNIKDNSIYTSIYSKIFSVLALMVISCVSLTFLDIVPTQISILKKGLYLSLGFIIFMIIFRSLVVKGLKKVINSFYTLSKAQFYTERIDNFRLYNRNFMNDKTKMSSVFILTVLLQLLNSISILLITYALNPNIDISSIELLCVVPIGIFIMTLPISFSGLGVGHLAFSKLLQFFSIYNGADIFSVFFAFSLVFNLLGAIPFISVLRSDFKDKND; encoded by the coding sequence TTGAGTTTTTTTAAAAATAAAAAAACAATTTCTTTTTTGATTAAGCTCATTGTCACTTCTGCCTTTGTTTATTGGTCTATTTCTAGTGAAAAATTCGATTTTGAAAATATTAGAATTGGAATTACTAACTTTAAACTTGCCTCTATCTTTCTTATTTTAACCTTTATTCAACTTTGCCTAGGTTCCTATCGCTCAATGCTCTTGTTGCAGTTGAAGCAGAATAATTTTTCTAACCTAGTAAGTATAACAAAGATAACTTGGGCTTCATCATTTATCCATTGTGTTAGCCCAGTATCTTTAATAAGTGATGTTTATAGAATTAAGCAGTTAATGTATATTGAAAAAAATAATATAAAAGATAATAGTATCTATACTTCAATTTATTCAAAGATATTTTCTGTCTTGGCCTTAATGGTGATATCTTGTGTTTCATTAACATTTCTAGATATCGTACCGACTCAAATCTCTATTTTAAAAAAAGGACTCTACCTATCTCTTGGATTTATTATCTTTATGATTATTTTTAGAAGCTTAGTTGTAAAAGGACTTAAAAAAGTTATTAACTCCTTCTATACTTTGAGTAAAGCTCAGTTTTATACAGAGAGAATAGACAACTTTAGGCTATATAATAGAAACTTTATGAATGATAAGACTAAAATGTCTTCTGTTTTTATTTTGACAGTTCTGCTTCAATTATTAAACTCTATTTCGATATTATTAATCACCTATGCTCTAAATCCTAATATAGATATAAGTAGTATTGAGTTACTGTGCGTAGTTCCGATTGGTATTTTTATTATGACTTTACCAATTTCATTTTCTGGGTTAGGTGTTGGACATCTTGCATTCTCTAAACTTCTTCAGTTCTTTAGTATTTATAATGGAGCAGATATTTTCTCTGTTTTTTTTGCGTTTTCTTTGGTGTTTAACTTATTAGGAGCAATTCCATTTATCAGTGTTTTAAGAAGTGATTTTAAGGATAAAAATGATTGA
- a CDS encoding nucleoside-diphosphate sugar epimerase/dehydratase, whose protein sequence is MQKTTVLQKIQNFKPKQKILLAITSDTFFAFTSFYFALSIRDGNLFPTYIPLEYLIIILIINTVVQSFTFYLNGLYKGIWRYSSTPDLLRLIKGATIAVLTSTSIFFLFNRLDMIPRSAFIIDWLLLVVSLGGSRFAYRLLTDDLNFVTTKNYKNALIVGTGSGGERLFREIRAQKSLEIKVVAFLDVNKTDHGRHLHGLPIFGQQEHYTSIIRDRNISKIFIAIPDASPDLLRMIVDSCNDLDVEIKTIPKMTDFFGKKSYLSQLRNLEPEDLLGRKQVVLDTTSIENMLSGKKILVTGAGGSIGSELCNQIAKFKPKHLILFEQNEFNLYQLERNLKITYPQLNYTTIIGDVKNRDSVECTFKKFQPEIVFHAAAYKHVPLMEENPYQSVQTNILGTKTVAEISSKYLVDRFVLISTDKAVNPTNVMGATKRTAEMVCLHTQKETSKTKFMIVRFGNVLGSSGSVIPLFKKQIQDGGPITVTHKDIERYFMSIPEASRLVLQAGTIGNGGEIFVLDMGSPVKIVDLAKQMIALAGLRLNHDISIIFTGLRPGEKLYEELLIKEENILPTTHSLVKVAKSRPLSECFYENLKGLITASESNSPREFRESLKKIVKDYNPQNTTVIDQCFEKNSSNLLKNLKDECKNIQ, encoded by the coding sequence ATGCAAAAGACAACCGTTTTGCAGAAAATTCAAAATTTTAAGCCGAAACAAAAAATTCTACTTGCTATTACAAGTGATACTTTCTTTGCTTTTACTAGTTTTTACTTTGCGCTATCTATTCGAGACGGGAATCTATTTCCTACTTATATCCCTCTTGAATATTTAATAATCATTCTTATTATAAATACAGTTGTTCAATCGTTCACATTTTATCTCAACGGTCTCTATAAAGGTATCTGGAGATACTCCAGTACTCCAGACCTATTAAGGTTAATTAAAGGTGCTACGATAGCAGTGCTGACATCAACTTCAATATTTTTCTTATTTAACAGATTGGACATGATTCCAAGGTCTGCTTTTATTATTGACTGGTTGCTTCTCGTGGTTTCCCTAGGAGGGTCCAGATTTGCTTACAGACTACTGACGGATGATCTAAACTTTGTAACCACCAAAAATTATAAAAATGCTCTCATCGTAGGTACAGGCTCTGGAGGAGAAAGGTTATTTCGAGAAATTCGCGCACAGAAGTCCCTTGAGATAAAAGTAGTAGCTTTTCTAGATGTTAATAAAACTGATCACGGAAGACACTTGCACGGTCTACCTATTTTTGGACAGCAAGAACACTACACTTCAATAATTAGAGACAGAAATATTTCAAAAATTTTCATAGCTATACCCGATGCGAGTCCAGACCTATTAAGAATGATCGTCGACTCATGTAACGATTTGGATGTCGAAATCAAAACGATTCCGAAAATGACAGACTTCTTTGGGAAGAAAAGCTACCTTTCCCAACTGAGAAATCTTGAACCAGAGGACCTTTTAGGTAGAAAGCAAGTTGTACTAGACACAACTTCAATTGAAAATATGCTATCAGGAAAGAAGATTCTAGTAACTGGGGCAGGAGGATCGATTGGCTCTGAATTATGCAACCAAATAGCAAAGTTTAAGCCAAAGCACCTTATCTTGTTTGAGCAGAATGAGTTTAACTTATACCAGCTAGAAAGGAATCTTAAAATTACATATCCACAACTCAATTACACGACTATAATTGGTGACGTAAAGAACAGGGACTCTGTTGAATGTACATTTAAGAAGTTTCAACCAGAGATTGTTTTTCACGCTGCAGCTTATAAGCATGTTCCTCTTATGGAGGAGAATCCTTATCAGTCAGTTCAAACCAATATACTAGGCACTAAAACAGTTGCCGAGATTTCAAGTAAGTATCTTGTTGATCGATTTGTTTTAATTTCCACAGACAAAGCAGTAAATCCCACAAACGTGATGGGCGCAACTAAGAGAACTGCCGAAATGGTCTGCTTGCATACGCAAAAAGAAACAAGTAAAACTAAATTTATGATAGTTAGGTTTGGTAATGTCTTAGGGAGCAGTGGGAGCGTAATACCACTTTTCAAAAAACAAATTCAAGATGGCGGTCCAATTACAGTAACTCACAAAGATATCGAAAGATATTTCATGTCAATCCCAGAAGCAAGCAGACTAGTTCTGCAGGCCGGAACTATAGGTAATGGCGGAGAAATATTTGTTCTAGATATGGGCTCTCCAGTTAAGATTGTAGACCTAGCCAAGCAAATGATAGCACTTGCTGGACTTCGCTTAAATCATGATATTAGTATTATTTTCACTGGATTAAGACCTGGTGAGAAACTCTATGAAGAGCTACTTATTAAAGAAGAGAATATTCTTCCTACAACACACTCTCTCGTGAAAGTAGCAAAATCAAGGCCTCTATCAGAGTGTTTCTACGAAAACCTTAAAGGATTAATTACAGCATCGGAGTCTAACTCACCTAGAGAGTTTAGAGAGAGCTTGAAAAAGATAGTTAAAGACTACAATCCCCAGAATACAACTGTAATTGATCAATGTTTTGAAAAAAACTCTTCAAACTTATTAAAGAATTTAAAAGATGAGTGCAAGAATATTCAATAA
- a CDS encoding glycosyltransferase family 2 protein, whose protein sequence is MKVFDLSIVIPIYNEEDNIADLYQEIVEALSGENISYEIIFVNDGSKDKSEEIINEIGAKNPIVKGLHFKRNFGQTAAMAAGIEAGTGNLLGFLDGDRQNDPNDIPSMLKEFSNGYDVVVGWRKNRQDAVVSRKIPSKIANYLIRRIGKVEVHDLGCTLKIFKRELIQDIKLYGEMHRFIPLYAEAAGGRIKEVVVNHRARVAGETKYGISRTFKVILDLIVVKFLLHYSTRPMHFFGIFSFSFFLMTVGCSFALMLHMYLHKISMIQSPLLVLSSVFLSLSVNSILLGLISELLMRTYFSGNEKTSYNIKERVNF, encoded by the coding sequence GTGAAGGTTTTTGATTTATCCATAGTTATACCTATTTATAATGAAGAGGATAATATAGCGGATTTATATCAAGAGATAGTGGAAGCTTTGTCTGGAGAAAATATCTCATACGAGATAATTTTTGTTAACGATGGTTCTAAAGATAAGTCGGAAGAGATTATTAATGAGATTGGGGCAAAAAACCCAATTGTGAAAGGACTTCACTTTAAAAGAAATTTTGGACAAACTGCTGCTATGGCAGCAGGGATTGAAGCTGGGACCGGAAATTTATTAGGTTTTCTTGATGGTGATCGCCAGAACGATCCAAATGATATTCCATCAATGTTGAAAGAGTTTAGTAACGGGTATGATGTAGTCGTTGGGTGGAGAAAAAATAGACAAGATGCAGTTGTATCGAGAAAAATTCCTTCAAAAATTGCAAATTATTTAATTAGAAGAATAGGAAAGGTTGAGGTTCACGATTTAGGCTGTACCTTGAAAATATTTAAAAGAGAGTTAATTCAAGATATTAAGCTTTATGGAGAAATGCACAGGTTTATCCCTCTCTATGCTGAAGCTGCAGGTGGTAGAATTAAAGAGGTGGTTGTTAACCATCGAGCGAGAGTTGCTGGAGAGACGAAGTATGGTATAAGTCGAACTTTTAAGGTAATACTAGACTTAATCGTAGTTAAGTTTCTTCTTCATTATTCAACTAGGCCAATGCACTTTTTTGGAATCTTTAGCTTTAGCTTCTTCTTAATGACTGTTGGGTGTAGCTTTGCTTTAATGTTGCACATGTACCTACATAAAATTTCGATGATACAGAGTCCTTTACTTGTTTTGTCGAGTGTTTTTCTTTCTTTGAGTGTTAATTCCATATTACTAGGATTAATCTCGGAATTATTAATGAGAACATACTTTAGCGGAAACGAAAAAACTTCGTACAACATTAAAGAAAGAGTGAACTTCTAA
- the asnB gene encoding asparagine synthase (glutamine-hydrolyzing) yields the protein MCGIAGYVGSASKETLDRMISKVRYRGPDEINTHVSKVDSIHFAHSRLSILDITTGQQPMLDGDNVIVFNGEIYNYLELRNELVSLGHDFITDHSDTEVILKGYAQWGESVLNKLNGMFAFSLYDSKNKIVFFARDRFGQKPFFYSHGKSFVFSSELHSLCEHEEINPVVDKLSLAKYFAFNSIPAPSTIFKKIFKLPPGSYGILNLEKNSLSIKKYFSYKISEESMSYNEALRLYEDKLVSSTERHLRADVPIGLFLSGGIDSSTLAYIAKSKLSQELDSYSIGFDEKSFDESSFAKLVANELGLKHHHKVVKLEMVEDLISKIIPLMDEPMGDSSILPTYLLSEFASSSKKVCVGGDAADELFFGYDPFKALGAAKICSLILPKLTRKWIYKAIDYLLPVKHSNMSFDFKVRRFLRGLQYDSKFWGMMWMSSLDLSEINTLLEENYSLEDLFHESGGESRNEEEQLVDHFCSSYLPGNILTKVDRASMYNSLEVRAPFLDNELVEFSQRLPRNFKYNKGRTKFLLRDYLKSKLPESIVERPKKGFGVPMAKWLLNKEIFRFKNESQLLNKKFINDKIHMHRSLSENNKDFLWNLYVLENSFAGKYL from the coding sequence ATGTGTGGAATCGCTGGATATGTTGGAAGTGCTTCAAAGGAGACTTTAGATAGAATGATATCTAAAGTGAGATATCGTGGCCCCGATGAGATCAATACTCATGTTTCTAAAGTTGATTCTATTCACTTTGCTCACTCTAGGCTTTCTATTTTAGATATTACTACTGGACAACAACCAATGTTGGATGGTGATAATGTAATTGTCTTTAATGGAGAAATTTATAATTACTTGGAACTTAGGAATGAGCTAGTTTCTCTTGGTCATGACTTTATTACTGATCACAGCGACACGGAAGTTATTTTAAAGGGCTATGCTCAGTGGGGAGAATCTGTTCTAAATAAGCTCAATGGAATGTTTGCATTTAGCTTATACGACTCTAAAAATAAAATAGTTTTCTTTGCTAGAGATAGGTTTGGTCAAAAACCATTTTTCTATAGTCATGGGAAAAGCTTTGTCTTTTCCTCGGAGTTGCATTCTCTTTGTGAGCATGAAGAAATTAATCCTGTTGTGGATAAATTATCACTTGCAAAGTATTTTGCCTTTAACAGTATCCCTGCACCATCTACTATTTTTAAAAAAATTTTTAAATTGCCACCAGGATCGTACGGAATTCTTAATTTAGAGAAAAATTCATTATCTATTAAAAAGTATTTTTCGTATAAAATAAGTGAAGAATCAATGTCTTATAATGAAGCTTTGAGACTTTATGAGGATAAATTAGTTTCGAGTACTGAGAGGCATTTGAGGGCAGATGTTCCTATTGGTCTTTTTTTAAGTGGTGGGATTGACTCCTCAACTCTCGCATATATCGCTAAGTCCAAGCTTTCACAGGAGTTAGATTCTTATAGTATTGGCTTTGATGAAAAAAGCTTTGATGAGAGTTCGTTTGCTAAATTGGTTGCGAATGAGCTGGGGCTCAAACATCATCATAAAGTCGTAAAACTGGAGATGGTTGAAGATCTGATTAGCAAGATTATTCCTTTGATGGATGAGCCCATGGGAGATAGTTCAATACTACCTACCTATTTACTTTCTGAGTTTGCTTCTTCCTCTAAGAAGGTGTGTGTCGGTGGTGATGCCGCTGACGAATTATTTTTTGGTTATGACCCATTCAAGGCGCTTGGAGCTGCTAAGATATGCAGTTTAATACTTCCAAAACTTACGAGAAAATGGATTTATAAAGCGATTGATTATCTATTGCCTGTGAAGCATTCAAATATGAGTTTTGACTTTAAAGTGAGAAGATTTTTACGAGGCCTGCAGTATGACTCTAAGTTTTGGGGGATGATGTGGATGTCGTCCTTGGATCTAAGTGAAATTAATACTTTGTTAGAAGAAAATTATTCGTTAGAGGACCTTTTCCATGAATCTGGCGGGGAAAGTAGAAATGAAGAAGAACAGCTAGTCGATCATTTTTGTTCAAGCTACCTTCCTGGTAATATACTGACAAAAGTTGATAGGGCAAGCATGTATAATTCTCTCGAAGTTAGAGCTCCTTTTCTAGACAACGAGTTAGTTGAATTCTCTCAAAGACTTCCTCGAAATTTTAAATACAATAAAGGTAGAACTAAGTTTTTATTAAGAGATTATTTAAAGTCTAAGTTACCAGAGTCAATAGTTGAAAGACCAAAGAAAGGTTTTGGAGTACCTATGGCAAAATGGTTGTTAAATAAAGAAATTTTTAGATTTAAGAATGAGTCACAACTTTTAAATAAGAAGTTTATTAATGATAAAATTCATATGCATAGATCTTTAAGTGAAAATAATAAAGATTTTTTATGGAATTTATATGTTCTAGAAAATTCTTTTGCGGGGAAATATCTTTAA